aaaaatattttaaatgtttaaaaaaatgcatagcaaatgaatattgccaactcataaagcaattaaaataaattcaactaaattgaaagaaaaaaaataaataactctttTTAAACTTGAAATTTATATCATATAAGGCTTTAACTGGTAAAAAATGACAATTGTTAACTGCAACTATTCATTAAGGccttgtattttcattgaatattttttaagtaaacaaactttttaaacattgaaatcattttcttctttatgaaaatggaattttttttttaataattctgatttattctatttaccaaggcacttcccattaAGGACttctattttcattgaatattttttaagtAAACAAACTTTTTTAACATTGAAGTCATTTTCTTCtttatgaaaatggaaatttttttttctaataattctgATCTATTctttttaccaaggcacttccccaaaattTTGGAAGGTTgcaaacataaaaaagaaaggaaCGAAAGGGGACTTTTACTCTCttcgctccttccagcctgacgagaGGGTTTAAAAATCGTAATTTCCCCAAATTTGGGAAGGTtgccaacataaaaaagaaaggaacaaaaggggacttttactctcttcgctcctcccagcctgacgagagggTTTAAAATCGTAAAAGATAATCAAAACGTGTGAAAATAGACATGAAGAGATATTCCAAAATCGAACTaataccagaaaactcctaatcaatcaatcaatcaatcgaattACAATCGATTATGCGTaaccagaaaactctcaatcaataaatcaatcaatcaatcaatcgaactACAATCAATTATGTTTAAACCAATTCGACGAAGAACGACGAACCCAGACTTTTATGACGTGGCCTTGAAATCCCAGAGAAATGTAACCGATCCtacgaattacacacacacacacacacacacacacaaaaagtaaaTTGCATTGTTAAACGGTGAAGAACAAGGGAAAGATTTCCAGAACAGAGAGGGTATAATGTCGTGAGGAAAGGACTTTCTAAGGGCATAAGGATGCCGTCGGTGTAGGACCCCGTAGGGGGTCGGGGTGGCGGGTGGCGGAGGCCGCGAAGGGCACCGGCATCCTATAAAAGACTCAGGGAGGCGTTCTGTCATTACATTCGAGTGTTCGACTCCTTTCCGACAACGATGGCACCCACAGTGAgtttctctctctgtttattttagCTTCTTTTCTTTGTTCGTTTATTCTCGCAGTTGTTAAAGAAGAAGATTACTTTTTGAAACGTTTCCAATATTGATGAGAATTTGATTAATTTATCATCTTTTTTCGTAACTCATGTTTGTGATATGTTGTGAAGCGagtcgatatctatatatatatatatatatatatatgtatatatatatatatatatatatgtatatatatatatatatatatctatatacatatatatatatctatatatacatatatatctatatacatacatatatatgtatgtatgtatatatatatatatatatatacacgttttaacTCATCAGAGAAACGTTTAAAAGAAACTTCttaaaaattgcaaaaaataaatTCTTGTTGCTTTTCAACCTATAAACTAACAAAAGAGATATCAAGTATTTTCTTCACTTTGCTAAAAAGCtataaattacaaatttaaaaataaTCGATAcccttataaagaaaatatttacactCGAAATTCAAGATGCTCTAAagtaaatcttcatcaaatgtAACGCTTATTGTAACAtctgaaaattaaattattaattgcAAATTTTTCAATTGTGTTTTCCAGAAAGTGGTGTTTTGCCTGCTTTTAGCAGTAGTAACTGCCACCCCACAATCTCCTTCGAGGTTATATGGAACTCCAGATGTAGGTGGGTCCTCAGCTGGGGGATCTGGAGGTTCATCTAGTGGTGGACTTGGAGGATCAGCTACAGGTGGCTTTGGAGGCTCATCCAGTGGTCTAGGAGGAGCATCTGGTGGACATGGAGGCTCAACTACAGGTGGATTTGGAGGGTCATCCAGTGGTCTGGGAGGAGCATCTGGTGGATTTGGAGGCTCATCCAGTGGTCTGGGAGGAGGATCTGGTGCAGGATTTGGAGGTTCAACTACAGGTGGATTTGGAGGTTCATCCAGTGGTCTAGGAGGAACATCTGGTGGACTTGGAGGCTCAGCTACAGGTGGCTTTGGAGGGTCATCCAGTGGTCTGGGAGGAGGATCAGGTGCAGGATTTGGAGGTTCAACTACAGGTGGATTTGGAGGCTCATCCAGTGGTCTTGGAGGAGCATCTGGTGGAGGACTTGGAGGCTCAGCCACAGGTGGATATGGAGGTTCGACTACAAGTGGACATGGAGGCTCAGCTACAGGAGGATTTGGAGGTTCATCCAGTGGTCTTGGAGGAGCATctggaggaggatttggaggttCAGCTACAGGTGGACTTGGAGGCTCAACTACAGGTGGATTTGGAGGTTCATCCAGTGGTCTTGGAGGAGCATCTGGTGGAGGATTTGGAGGTTCAGCTACTGGTGGACATGGAGGCTCAACTACAGGTGGATTTGGAAGTTCATCCAGTGGTCTTGGAGGAGCATCTGGTGGAGGACTTGGAGGTTCATCCAGTGGTCTTGGAGGAGCATCTGGTGGAGGATTTGGAGGTTCATCCAGTGGTGGTCTAGGAGGATCTACAGCCTCTGGTTTGGGAGGGTCTCAAACTGGTGGATATGGTGGCTCTTCTACAGGAGGATCCTCTTCTGCAGGTTCTGGAAGCTCACAATCTGGTACAACATCAGGGGGAGCCTTTGCTGGATCTAGGCCTACAGGACCATCTACAGGATCCTTTGGCGGATCTCGTCCAAGCGGATCTTCTGGTACTTTGGGTGGGTCTCGCCCCGGTGGATCATCTGGTACTTTCGGTGGATCTCGTCCAAGTGGGTCTTCTGGAACTTTTGGTGGATCACGTCCAAGTGGATCATCTGGTACTTTTGGTGGATCTCGTCCAAGTGGATCATCTGGTACTTTAGGTGGATCTCGCCCCAGTGGATCATCTGGTACTTTCGGTGGATCTCGTCCTAGCGGATCATCCGGTACTTTCGGTGGATCTCGTCCAAGTGGATCATCTGGTGTTACGGTGGATCTCGCCCAAGTGGATCATCTGGTGCCTTTGGTGGATCTCGCCCAAGTGGGTCTTCTGGAACTTTCGGTGGATCTCGTCCAAGTGGATCATCTGGTGCTTTAGGTGGATCTCGCCCCGGTGGATCATCTGGTATTTTTGGTGGATCTCGCCCAAGTGGGTCTTCTGGAACTTTCGGTGGATCTCGCCCAAGTGGGTCTTCTGGAACTTTTGGTGGATCTCGCCCAAGTGGATCATCCGGTACTTTAGGTGGCTCTCGTCCAAGTGGATCATCTGGTACCTTTGGTGGATCTCGCCCAAGCGGATCTTCTGGTACTTTTGGTGGATCTCGCCCAAGTGGATCATCTGGTACCTTTGGAGGATCTCGTCCTAGTGGATCATCATCTGGATCCTCAGCTACTGGCAGTTTTGGAGGTTCTCAGACCAGTGGATACGGCAGCTCTTCTACAGGGGGCATTGGTGGTACTCGTCCAACTGGATCATCTTCCGGAACTTTTGGTGGCTCCCGTCCAACGGGATCAACTGGAGCTTTTGGAGGATCTCGTCCAAGCAGGCCATCAACTGGAGCTTTTGGTGGATCAAAGCCAAGTGGCTCTTCTGGAGGCTTTGGTGCATCTCGTCCAAGTGGATCATCTGGTACCTTTGGGGGATCTCGTCCAAGTGGATCATCTGGATCCTCTGTTACCAGCAGCTTAGGAAGTTCTCAGACCAGTGGATATGGAAGTTCTTCTACTGGAGCCACTGGAGGTGCTCGTCCCACAGGATCATCTGGGACTTTTGAGGTTTTGGAACATCTCGTCCAAGTGGGTCATCAGCTGGTACTTTAGCTGGATCTCGTCCAAGTGGAGCTTCCTCTGGTGCCTTTGGTGGATCTCGCCCAGGTGGATCTCGCCCAGGTGGATCATCTACTGGAGCTTTTGGAGGTGCTCTTCCAAGCGGCCCATCTAGTGGAGGATCTCGCCCATCTGTTGATTTCCAGAGGCCTTCAGGTCCAGTCATTCCCATTCTTGTTGACGAGCGTGATGGTCCCCCATGCAGATGGCTCTTATAGTTTCAACTTCGAAACTGGTAATGGAATCCGTCGCCAAGAGCAGGGATACCCACAAGGGCCAACAGGAGCTGTAGCACAGCAGGGAGCATGGTCGTAAGTTATGATTAATCAAAAGTTTGCAGCATGGATGAACACACTTTCTACTTATTACTGTATTATAATGACCATAAAATATATCTAGCTTTAATATACTATAATAATCTTTAAAATGTgttaaaatatttcaaatgttatAATGCAATCTTTGTTTTCCCATTGCAGATTCACATTCCCAGATGGCACTCCAGCTAATTTCCAGTTTGTGGCTGATGAAAATGGTTTCCGTGTAGAATCAGATCTTCTACCAactcctccccctctccctcctcatGCCATTGCTCAAATTGAAAAGGCAGCACTAGAAGATGCGGCAGCAGCTGCAGGAAATCGTGGTCCCCAATCTGGGTCTGGATCTCAATTCTCTGGTTCTGGCGCTCAGTATTCAGGTTCTGGAACTGGAGCTGGAGCTGGTTCCCAGTTCTCAGGTACTGGAGCTGGTTCTCAGTTCTCAGGTACTGGAGCTGGAGCTGGTTCTCAGTTCTCAGGTGCTGGAGCTGGTACCCAGTTCTCAGGTACTGGAGCTGGTTCCCAGTTCTCAGGTAACTGGAACTGGAGCTGGTTCCCAGTTCTCAGGTACTGGAGCTGGAGCTGGTTCCCAGTTCTCAGGTACTGGAGCTGGAGCTGGTTCTCAATTCGCAGGTGCTGGAGCTGGTGCTGGATCTCAATTCGGAGCTAGCTCTCAGTTCTCCGGGGTAGGAACTGGATCACAACAAGGTCGACCTGAACTTCGACCAACCCCAACTCGTCAACCCCTGCGTCCAGCACCTCGTCCATCCCCACCCGCTCCAAGCAAGACCTACGGCTACGCATAAAAAAATATCGACACACGCCCAGCACAGCGCAACCACATTTTCTTTACTGGAACTGTAACACTGTATCTCACAAAACCCTCTGTTTATATAACTCAtttgttttttgttaaattttcttgCCACAAACTAGTGGTCCTACTATACGTGCTTCAGATACCTTATTCAAAGATTACTAGAAAATTAGCAGAGgtcaaataaagcaaaaatacaTTGAGATTACCTCCTATGAAGAGCTGTTATGAGTCGTGTAATGGGTATTGCCAAATACCTTATTTTATATCTCATTTGCCAGAGGTAAGGATACGATAATGCCTGTTGAAGATTAACCCCACTGAATAATTCACTGTTACCAAAAGTAAATGATACGCTTATTAGTTTTAGTTGATGTTGATTATAATAAAAGGTCTAAGTGAGACCAAATAAAGCTCGTGTATTTTGTTATCCAATAATTATATAGAAGATGAATGGTTCAACTTTTTCGATAAGGTTATATCGAAACTAAATCTAAGGTATAAATCAGTTACTAAAAGTAATTAATTCCTTATCATTGCCAGAACTAAGTGACATGAAAAAGACACATTCTACTGATAAATATTACCTGATTCGAACGAGTCATTAAGATAATGAATAATGTCattaaagtaaaagtgagaatgaATTAAAGAACCAGTTGGTCAATGTAATGTTATAATGATCGACAAAGCTATGAAAATGTATAGGCCCATTTTGTAGGAAAAAAACTTAGGTTATAATTTTACGATGCTCGTTATACCTAAGGTCCTTTTTAATTGGTAGGCAACAATTAATCATGTAATTCTAACAGAAACACGAAgaccacattatcattattatcatttgctaagctacatccctagttggaaaagcaggatgctataagcccaggggctccaacagggaaaatagcccagtgaggaaaggaaacaagaaaaaataaaacatttcagaaacagtaacatttaaataaatatttcctatataaactataaaaacttaaagtaagaggaagagaaataagatagtgtgcccgggtgtaccctcaagcaagacaactcttatcaagatagtggaagaccatagtacagaggctatggcactacccaagactagagaacaatggtttgattttggagtgacaaTAAGAAGTTACATGTACTTGGCGACTTGCCATAATTTTATTCCTTCTCGAGATTGTGGATTAAAGGCTCATATATACAGTTTTATGTTCCATTTGTTATTTACTTAATAATACTTGACAAAAATTTACCTTTgcattataaataaacatataaacctgatctctctctctctctctctctctctctctctctatatatatatatatatatatatattgaggggtGAAGGAAGGCTTGCAtcctcattttttattttcaaagtattgttgAGAAACCACAAGCTGCACCTTTCAGACGTCACCTCCCTCCCACCTCATTTGGGTAAAATCATTGTTGAATAAAGTAACAAaacagaacacacacatacacacacacacacacacacacacattatatatatatatatatatatatacttatattaaatgTAGATACATATGAGACTGCTGTCATACGTCAACTCCATTTACCCTACTTACCAAAAGAGATAAATTCTTACATTGTTCCAACCTTTCTCTTCTAAAACAACAGTTTCAGCCATTAGTTTATGACCACCTTCAGAACTACGCTTTACAAAACAATGGAATTCCACTTAAATAAAAACGCTCTTCCACTTCAATACATAAACGCTATTGCAAAACTAAAAAACAAGATGTAATTTCTTAGAAAAATAACTCTACAAACAGTACATGTCTTAAACACGTTAGAATCTGCATTGGTAAccagacattaacccttttaccccccaaaggacgtactggtacgtttcactaaagccatccctttacccccatggacttaccggtatgtccttgcaaaaaaaatgctataaaatttttttgttcatatttttgataattttttgagaaaattcaggcatttttccaagagaatgagaccaacctgacctctctatgacaaaaattaagcctgttagagcaattaaaaaaaaaaatatatatactgcaaaatgtgctgggaaaaaaataaccccctggggttaagggttggaaatttccaaatagcctgggggtaaaagggttaataaactcTAATAGAAGCACGTGAGGTAGACTATATTTCTTCCCCACAGTTTACCCATATGAAACTAATTGCTTGATAGGAGGATAAAACAGTTACTAAAATATGCACccttgacaagaagagataagatacggaatgaggtaattaggggtaccacagaggttagaaaactatcagataagatccaagaaagtagactgaggtggtatggtcatgtcatgagaagagatgaacagtatattgggaggagagtgatggaaatggaggcacagggaatgagaaggagacggagaccaaagcgaaggtgggtggactgtatcaaggatgaccttcgatcaaagggattaaccggtgatgaagtgtggaacagaggtagatggagaaagatggtcagaaacatcgaccccacatagaagtgggatagatggagaaagctggctagaaacatcgaccccatatagaagtgggatagatggagaaagctggctagaaacatcgacccctcatagaagtgggaaaagatgtagacacagaaaaagaagaagaagaagaataccagCATCCAATTTCTGAGGAAGCCCAAATACTTGTTGTAGTCTGTAAACAATGAGAGCAAATACACTAGATGTAAATCAACCAGCAACTTGATTATGAATGGAAATTGCAAATTTGAAATAGGAATATGATCTTTCATGAAACTTCGCAGGATCCAAAGAGAAGCTCACTATCTTCCAAGGGAAGATGGTCTGTCCTCAGGATCGTCATctcatgtctattattattattattattattattattattattaaatgctaagctacaaccctagttggaaaagcaggatgctataagcccaggggccccaacagagaaaatcgcccagtgaggaaaggaaacaaggaaaaattaaatattttaaagaacagtaacaacataaaatatttcctgtataaactgcataagTCTGTTTAAGTTCAGCTCTACATGTTATGAGATATTTCAAATTTTTCTCTATGTTTGAATCTATAATTGTTTACATGTTTTTacatctctgtaccatggtgttgggttagagttctcttgcttgagggtacactcgggcacattattctatcttatttctcttcctcttttttgttaaaatttttatagtttatataggagatatctattttaatgttactcttcttaaaacattctattttcctttttttcctttcctcacttggatattttccctgttgaagcctctgggcttgtagcatcttgcttttccaacaagggttgaagcttaccaagtaataataataataataataataataataataataataagaagaagaagaagaagaagaagaagaagaagaagaagaagaagaagaagaagaataatagaaaAGTTTTCTTATTAATATCTACATATCAAACAAATTGGGCGATGCATAATTGATACTGCAGCATTATGAGGATAAACGAGACTGCAAAATACTTATTACTTTTACTCTCGAAACTTTAGACCAAACAAAGCAAAGATGAAGCGTGGATGATTAGCTGATACTAGCAGGGTGACTGGGGGCAGGGTGACTGGGGGTAGGGGGTGGGTGGGGGTGTGGGGGTGGAGGGGGGCTAAAGACCCCCAAAAAGGAAGTGGGTGGAAAGAAAAGAAGAACTTGATTACCTCATTCGGTGGGAAACTAAATTCCTTTCTTTGgtcgaattgaattgaatataaaatttaggctgaAGCCAAGTACTggggtatacagagagagagagagagagagagagagagagagagagagaattgaattgaatataaaattcagGCCTGAAGCCAAGTACTggggtatacagagagagagagagagagagagagagagagagagagaattgaattgaatataaaattcagGCCTGAAGCCAAGTACTgtggcatacagagagagagagagagagagagagagagagagttgaattgaatataaaatttaggcctgaaGCTAAGCACTggggcatacagagagagagagagagagagagagagagagagagagttgaattgaatataaaatttaggccttaagccaagcactggggtatacagagagagagagagagagagagagagagagagagaattgaattgaatataaaattcagGCCTGAAGCCAAGTACTgtggcatacagagagagagagagagagagagagagagagagagagagagttgaattgaatataaaatttaggcctgaaGCTAAGCACTggggcatacagagagagagagagagagaggagagagagagagagagagaattgaattgaatataaaatttaggcctgaaGCCAAGTACTggggtatacagagagagagagagagagagagagagagagagagagaattgaattgaatataaaattcagGCCTGAAGCCAAGTACTgtggcatacagagagagagagagagagagagagagagagagagttgaattgaatataaaatttaggcctgaaGCTAAGCACTggggcatacagagagagaga
This region of Palaemon carinicauda isolate YSFRI2023 unplaced genomic scaffold, ASM3689809v2 scaffold130, whole genome shotgun sequence genomic DNA includes:
- the LOC137635484 gene encoding LOW QUALITY PROTEIN: uncharacterized PE-PGRS family protein PE_PGRS24-like (The sequence of the model RefSeq protein was modified relative to this genomic sequence to represent the inferred CDS: deleted 2 bases in 2 codons); amino-acid sequence: MAPTKVVFCLLLAVVTATPQSPSRLYGTPDVGGSSAGGSGGSSSGGLGGSATGGFGGSSSGLGGASGGHGGSTTGGFGGSSSGLGGASGGFGGSSSGLGGGSGAGFGGSTTGGFGGSSSGLGGTSGGLGGSATGGFGGSSSGLGGGSGAGFGGSTTGGFGGSSSGLGGASGGGLGGSATGGYGGSTTSGHGGSATGGFGGSSSGLGGASGGGFGGSATGGLGGSTTGGFGGSSSGLGGASGGGFGGSATGGHGGSTTGGFGSSSSGLGGASGGGLGGSSSGLGGASGGGFGGSSSGGLGGSTASGLGGSQTGGYGGSSTGGSSSAGSGSSQSGTTSGGAFAGSRPTGPSTGSFGGSRPSGSSGTLGGSRPGGSSGTFGGSRPSGSSGTFGGSRPSGSSGTFGGSRPSGSSGTLGGSRPSGSRPGGSSGIFGGSRPSGSSGTFGGSRPSGSSGTFGGSRPSGSSGTLGGSRPSGSSGTFGGSRPSGSSGTFGGSRPSGSSGTFGGSRPSGSSSGSSATGSFGGSQTSGYGSSSTGGIGGTRPTGSSSGTFGGSRPTGSTGAFGGSRPSRPSTGAFGGSKPSGSSGGFGASRPSGSSAGTLAGSRPSGASSGAFGGSRPGGSRPGGSSTGAFGGALPSGPSSGGSRPSVDFQRPSGPVIPILVDERDGPHADGSYSFNFETGNGIRRQEQGYPQGPTGAVAQQGAWSFTFPDGTPANFQFVADENGFRVESDLLPTPPPLPPHAIAQIEKAALEDAAAAAGNRGPQSGSGSQFSGSGAQYSGSGTGAGAGSQFSGTGAGSQFSGTGAGAGSQFSGAGAGTQFSGTGAGSQSQVTGTGAGSQFSGTGAGAGSQFSGTGAGAGSQFAGAGAGAGSQFGASSQFSGVGTGSQQGRPELRPTPTRQPLRPAPRPSPPAPSKTYGYA